The genomic stretch ggACCGGAAAACCCCTGATGTCGGACTGTCCCATCAGCACATAAACGCGCACATACAGGAAAGAAACCAAATGAAGTTCAGTAAAATGTTATTGAAATGGTCGTAATCTTTGGATGAACGTCATATTCCGCCAGTAAAAAGGGAGAGGCACATTTTGACATAACGTTTAGGAAAAGCAGAAGTTTCCAACGATCACTGTGGAAATGGTATGACATGGCATGGTCATGTGATTAAAGGTCAAAGTTTTGCGGGAAAGAAGATGGCGAACGAGATGAATTCTAATGTTACAGCCCATGACTCGGTgcaatgtcctgtttgttttaaaggctTCAAGGCTGCCACAATTAACGGACACCTCGACGTATGTCTGCTGACAAGCGCTACTGACGATAGCACACCTCCTTTAAAGAAATCTCGCATTACTGGTGAGGTTGTGCCGTCCAGTCCCACTGTCAACAAAGGTGCGTCCAGCTGCTCTTCAATGCCAGGGCCACCGTCAtctccagtgttttctctctttcagacCAACAAGAGTAAAAGTTCAGGTCAGAGTGAACGGGATGGTTTGTTTACCAGTAAACAAAGCGCTTCCAGTGCGGTCAACAAGGGGCTTAAACGTGGCTTACTGAATGAGTCTGAACCTGGAGCAGCAGGTACAGAAAATCTGAGCAGCCAAATATCTGCGCCCAGCGGGAAGACCTCAAAGACTTTACGGGATTTGTCACCACGGACGTTGCTAACCATGGACAAGCCTTTGGCGGAGATGTTGAGGCCAAACACACTGGAGGAATATTTTGGTCAAAGTAAAGTTGTAGGCCAGCAAACACTCCTAAGATCACTTCTCGACTCCCAGGAAATACCATCTCTGATCCTGTGGGGACCACCGGGATGTGGAAAGGTGCGATGGTGAAAGACCCCCTGCCCTGCAATAGATATTTGCAGCAGTGACCTACTGATTTTTGTAACACACATCTCCCTGAACAAGAGTAACTGAAGCCTGATGATGCCCAACTATTAGTGAAAGGGATGCAATTTTCATTACACCATAGATCTCTGATTAATCTATTCGCTCTATGAAATGACAGCAAATAAAATTGTCTGTCTAAAACCTACAGATACacaattgtttcagctctaatgCAACAATTGCTTTAAACAGTGCACCTGTTGGATTCCTACTCCAAGCAAAGTACTCAAAGTCAAACTCTACTCCATATATTTTATGACTATGacaaagatttattttatctttgactattttttttttcagtttgagtcGTTTAATTGATAAAATATTAGAATTTTGGgggaaaatataatttaaaaaataaatgaatttcttACTGCCTAAAATGACATCTTAAAAATTTCTTGTTTGGTGCAGATGTTCTGTTTGCCAGATCTGAATACAACATGTTAATGACTACTTAGGTATGCTAAGCTATTAGCATGAATTGTTGTACAGCAGATTGCCATACTTACACTTGACATGCTTTACTAACATTTAACCTCTGCCAGTTGTCTTACATCATTATTTTACAGGTGGCTATCTTTAGAGCTTTTTAGAAGGATTTACATAGAAGATGGGAATAATAAGCTTTTAATGGAAGGTGCATTATGTAACCTGGAATATTAAGTGGCTTAAAAAGTAGGGAATAAAGATATACAGGTGCTCACATCTAAGATAATTAACATGCTAAAGTAGATCAtgcttttacttatttttttcttgaagaCATTGCATATGCtttgaaaacattgttttgattgtcttctgtttttcagACCACTCTAGCTCACATTATAGCCAGCACCAGTAAAAAGAATGGCACAGCTCGTTTTGTCACTTTGTCTGCAACCAGCGCGTCCACCAATGATGTCCGAGAGGTGATCAAGCAGGCACAGAATGAGCTCCGATTGTGCAAGAGGAAGACCATCCTGTTCATCGATGAAATTCACCGATTCAACAAATCCCAACAGGTGCGGTATGAAGCCGACAAACCTGGTAATGTTATCTGAAACTACCCAATCAGCCAGAGTTTTAATAACTTCATGGACCATTAGCTTCACAACACACTGCTGCATGACTCAAGCAGTAATGACAGTAAATCCCTGCATTAATTCAATTAGATTCTTATTCAATGAACTGATATAATTCGAAGCCTGAAAACACTTATCACAGTAATGTAAGTGTAAAGGAGTGTAATCGTAGTGCtagcaaaatgtgaaaattctCTAATAGAGATTCCGAAAGTAGCCAAACAAATACTTACTCTTGATATtctgtcctttcagtcatggGCATTGTTTTAACCTCTTTTCATTCTAGtttactctctctcttttcttcacTTAATATGTGGTTCTGTAGGACACCTTTCTTCCCCATGTGGAGTGTGGGACGGTAACACTGATCGGGGCAACCACAGAGAATCCGTCCTTCCAAGTGAATTCTGCCCTGCTGAGCCGGTGCAGGGTGCTGGTCCTGGAGAAGCTCTCTGTGGAGGCAATGGGCTCGATCCTGGGCAGGGCCGTGGCCACACTGGGGATCAGAGTTTTGGGACAAGGTCCAGCAAATCATAAAGATCAGGAACAAACAAATGGACATGAGTAAGTGCTCCTCTGGGCTCCGAGCCTTCTGTATCATGTGTCATCACCAAGTTTAACCCAACAACTCACAATCCTTTGGTTGAGTGTGAGGcctgccctctcctcctcttggTGACATCAGATAATATATGGGGAGGCCTGTACTAgaatctgttggagccactgcAGTCACCCAATTTCTGGTCTGGTCTGATATGTTGATAGAATAGAATATGCATATGAGTTCTTCACAGTGAGACAGCTGAAATATGTAAACAACTTTCCTTTAAACCCGTCAGCTCTGGAATATTGAGTCACCTACGTAATCCAGACATGAATAAAAAGTAGCACATTTACAATAAACTGCTAAATGTTAAGCACAAATACTTTGCTTTCAGTGATCATATCAGACTAATATGAGAGACCTGAGAGGAAGTatgttttcagatatttattattataagcAGTAATCTGGCAGCAATGACCTTATTgtcaaatgaacagaaatacCTAAACCAGATGTTTATTCAACATTTATCACCATTATTGATTCAGATTGTATTTCGTGATTGTATAACATCTTTACAAAAAAATTGTATAGCAAAAAGAACTGATATTGATATGTTTAATCTTTTCCTAGGCCAAAAATTTACATTGAACAAAAAGCTCTAGACACCATAGCCTACCTCTGTGATGGAGATGCAAGAGCAGGACTTAATAGTCTGCAGCTGGCTGTTCAGGCTCAGATGAGCTTGACCCGGCCCAACACTTTAGTACAAGATGGTTCTTCTCAAGAAATACTGGTGAAGGAAGAGCATGCCAAAGAGGGTCTTCAAAGGTCCCATATTCTCTATGATAAAGCTGGTAAGACAAATGTACTTATCATTTTAATGTTACCAAAATGACCCCCATGAACCCCACTGTTCTTCATCTTGCGCTACTTTAtggcagacttttttttttttttttcacctgctgTGGTAACTTCCATGCAGTGCTTTTCTGTGCTTAATGAAGTTTTACTAATGATTGATAAAAATTAGACACTGTTACTTACTTGATAGGTAAGTAATGCATACATTCAGAATTTTTGTTTAGTCATCTTGCAATTATTAGTAACTTCAGAATTGTGTTTATTAGCAGGTGGTAGTGTAATTTAAGACACCCCAGTCATTAATACCTCCCTATGTAACCCTCCCTGCCTGCATATCCATGGATAACCCCCCCTCCCAATATGACTTCTACTAGTCCACCATATTGTCCTGTTACATAACACATCAGCTGTCCCAAAAGACTGAGATTTACTGTTCCCTCCTTCACAGCTTGGTCTAACTGTCCCTCAGCATGACTAATGACCTAAATGGAGACAGTATTTTCCACTTCATTATGGCTTTATATACTCTGctatttatttccttttatgtttttgtatttgatttagTGCAGCATGTCTTTATGAgaaaatgtgtatataataGTCTTTGGGCCATGGTAAAAGGTCAGAAAATAGTTCATGTTCTGCCACCTGAAGAgcaatctgtttttttgttttttgttttcacatgttgATGTGTTGTTTGTGTATCACAGGTGAGGAGCATTACAATTGTATCTCAGCACTGCACAAGTCTATGAGAGGCTCCCATGAGAATGCCTCTCTCTACTGGCTGGGCCGCATGCTGGAGGGTGGTGAGGATCCCCTCTATGTGGCTCGCAGACTGGTCCGCTTTGCCAGCGAGGATATTGGTATGTGAAATATCAGTATCCCACcatagtagtttttttttttttaatctgatatAATTTAATTCACTGTGAAAGTGCCACTTTTATGCGAGCCAGTGTGTTATCAGACCTGGACTTCTTGACCTTTGAGCATGCCTACAAATGCATTTTGTTGGCATGCTTTTGTAGGATTTTGTGcaagaaaagttatttttattcagttaGACTGGAAGCCCTCTGTCTCATTTCTCTCAGGTATGGCAGATCCCTCTGCTCTTCCTCAGGCTGTGTCTGCCTTCCAGGCCTGTCACTTCATTGGGATGCCTGAATGTGAGGTAGGCTTGCCTGATGCGTGTTGATTTTGAGTCTTCAATTAAAGAGTCAGTCTGCAGTCAGTTGTCTACAGCCAGTCTACAGTAGTTGTATCCCAGTGAGTTTACTTCTATCACTCTACCCTTGTACCTCTGCTCTACAGGTGATACTGGCTCAGTGTGTGGTGTATCTGGCACGAGCACCCAAGTCGGTGGAGATCTACAGGGCCTATGATAATGTTAAGGCCTGTCTGAGGAACCATAAAGGCCCCCTGCCCCCTGTCCCCCTGCACCTCCGCAATGCCCCCACCAGGCTGATGAAACAATTAGGCTATGCTAAAGGCTACAAGTACAACCCAGCCTTCAGCGGCCCTGTAGAGCAGGAGTACTTACCTGAGGAGCTGGAGGGCATCAACTTCTTCACCTGGACACCTTCAGACCCATGAGTTTGTCTTGTAAgcatttacagtacataatatATTGTTTAAACCAAGGATATCCAATGAAAAATAATCCCAGCTGTTGGGACATGATGTAAGTTTTTTTGGAACTGCAGATCAACATTCACACTTACAGTTAtgattttgatgtgttttaattACGTGATCATTTGTAAACATAAAAGAACCATATTCGCATCATTCAGCCATAATGTTatctttaaatacatttacaatttTACTTAAGTCTGATGTTTTTGAACACGTCATAGAATGCACATAGTCTGTTTTACTTTACTTCTGCTTACGTTCACAGTGAGGTTCTTTCTCATTCAAAGgaattacaaaacaaaacgaaacactaaatatacacatatgctTTTGTATTTGCATAATGGATATAATAGATTATATGCTTGGGGTTTACCTTTGTcctgtttttgtaaaatatacGTACATTGTTCACATTGATTAAAATGTTGCTTTATGATATGAATACtatatattatgttattattttatatataatcaATATATTGTCATAAAGCACAAAATGGAGATGATATGAACATTTTATGTACCATAGTGTTGTTCAGTATTATTTAGTTatggaaatgttttcagtgtcGGGCCATTGTCTGCAGAGAAATAATACAATTTAATCGATTTACACATGCATTTCACAAAGCTTACTTAATGTCTTCATATAAGTGGATTGATTTTGGACTGTGGtcgtttttgcatttttttccattttagtgATTTGCCTCACCTCATTGATCCAAGGAGAGAAAGATGCCACACGGGTAAATACTGTAGGCTTTTGAGGAGTATTACAACCACGTCCATCCACAAAACTGGTCACTCCTTCGATATACCATCTACCATCTCTGCCTTTACAGAGTCACCCTGCAGAATGATTGGAGATATTGGCCCGCTGGACAATGGCACATTTTGTTTCAAACAAAGCTGGACACTGTGCTCTTACGTGGCATGCTGACTTGCTCTCTCCTCCAGCACAGACCATTGTTGTCTTTGCTGAGCTACCCCACCAGTCACTTGGACTACAGACACTGTGACTTACTACAGGAAGTAAGGCCTGCTGTAGTCTTGTTGCTTGGGGACCTCCAGCTAAAGAGAAAATTACATACTCGGTGCAATAACAGCTGAGGATTTGAACAAGATTTGATTTATCTCTATTGGTCCCACAGCAATGAAGCACACAGCAACATAACCCAGTTGTTAATAGACTTGGCAGCACATCTTACAGTAGAGACGACCCCAGCCTGTGACATAACAGGACTGGTTGTGTGAAAGTGTAGCACCATATTGAGGCAGGCAAGCCAATTGAACTTTATCACTGATGACAGCACTCTTCTCCAGCTTGAGCAAGGCAGTATCATTCCTATGAAACACCAAGAATTAAACATGTCATTAATCTTATTTTCTTGTTCAGAGTAGTTATAATACATAACTGTATGGAGTGTCTGTTTTTTCTACAGTTTAAGGTGtattcatttacatttgcaaAACTTGTTTACCCAGCTGCTGTTAATCAGAAACTCCCACGGTAAAAACCTATTTCAAGGATATATTTACTGTGTTATTTAATAGTCTATGCTCAGATATACAGCACTGTGGTTATTACAGAAGGGACTGTTACCTATCCACAAGACCCACagaataaactttttttttcaccataaCAGACTATTCAGGTCCCTCTTCCTTGTTCATGTCATGTTCAGCAAGAACCACCCTGTATGTATGAAATCTGAttggaaaataaaagttttaatttttactcAATAAgcaaaatgtatgtgtttttcttcatatgCATATAGGCTATAGCTGCTTTTATGTTGACATAAACATgttgtgaaacagaaaagagtTTGTACTGACTCGCCTGCCATTTCCAGCTGTATGGATGAGCTTCTTCCCCATTCACCACACGACTGGTGTTGGGCTGGTGGCTGGGTTCACCACACCCTGACACTTTCATGCAGTGAGAGTCAGATAAGCTGAGTAATATGCCTGgcttgtgtttgtatgtatttgtttttttgtgaactCATCTGTCATAACAACCAGAAGGACAAATGCCAGTTCCATCTCTTGAACTGCTGCATCAAACAGAGCTATTTATGCACAGTAGACACAGCCTGGGAGTTTTCTTCCCATTCTCCATGTGGCCTGACtacaaatcaaaaaataaaaaaaaaagtctcataGCAGCTGGAAAGTCAGATTGAGCTGTTCCGAACATTGCAATACATGTGTGAATTTTTATCACTAGTTAGTTATATTATTTATTGAGTGATAAATTGCATGGGTGCTAGTAACAGTTCTAAAAGCAAAGAAGCATTTGCCATTTAGACAGTCAAAATGAAAAGAGATTTTGGTGACTCCATCACTTCACAATTACTTGCTGCTAAGCAGAACACAGTGGCACTGTGCCACAATATCAGTAATCCCAACAAAGATAAGACTTTTTGTCTTATAATCCATGAACCACAAAacatagatttaaaaaaaatccacaaaccAGCAATAGCAGCGGTTCTGAGCACTCACATATTTTTCAAGAAATACAGTCTAATTCTGTATTTTAAGGTTCTCATCCATTACCAACTAGACAAGCTCAAAATGTCACTCCAAATACCTTACATTACCATAGTCTTATGTTTACAGGGGTAAATTTGCATGTAGAGtcaaaacatccaaaaacaTCTTATAAAATCTAAACATTTATAGTCAGTAATAAAGTTTGAAATTAAGGTGTTTTTTAAGggatttagatttagattttacCTTTTTGAAAAACCATTAAATTACACTGACTTGATCTTTAAGGGATTCAtcaaattaaattgaatgaTAAATGTTGTGCACTGCACCACTTAAAATCTACTTAAATTCAAGTCTTTTAGAATTAGGTTTTTTACCTAGTGAGAGCTTAGCTTTTTCCTTTTGCGTATGTGCATTattacaatgaaataaaacttgAAATCGGTTAAGGAGCTTGACATATATACTCAAAACAGATGTTTGgttgaataaatataaaagatTCACGTATCAGTGTGTACTCACCACAGAGCATTTTATGCTCCCGGCCAAAGGGTGTCGCTGTGGTCAGTGTGTTTCGTTTACTGCCGCAGAAGAAGAAATTGTAGTTTAAAGATGGCGTTACCCGGTATTTTACTCGTGCGGCTAAAAACGCTGTACAGTgttggaaaatgttttcatacaaaAGGCCAAACAGTGTCCAGGTGGAGCGGAGAAATGCGGTGGTATAGGAACAAAGCTCAAAGCATCGAGGAACA from Mastacembelus armatus chromosome 17, fMasArm1.2, whole genome shotgun sequence encodes the following:
- the wrnip1 gene encoding ATPase WRNIP1 isoform X2, with translation MPGPPSSPVFSLFQTNKSKSSGQSERDGLFTSKQSASSAVNKGLKRGLLNESEPGAAGTENLSSQISAPSGKTSKTLRDLSPRTLLTMDKPLAEMLRPNTLEEYFGQSKVVGQQTLLRSLLDSQEIPSLILWGPPGCGKTTLAHIIASTSKKNGTARFVTLSATSASTNDVREVIKQAQNELRLCKRKTILFIDEIHRFNKSQQDTFLPHVECGTVTLIGATTENPSFQVNSALLSRCRVLVLEKLSVEAMGSILGRAVATLGIRVLGQGPANHKDQEQTNGHEPKIYIEQKALDTIAYLCDGDARAGLNSLQLAVQAQMSLTRPNTLVQDGSSQEILVKEEHAKEGLQRSHILYDKAGEEHYNCISALHKSMRGSHENASLYWLGRMLEGGEDPLYVARRLVRFASEDIGMADPSALPQAVSAFQACHFIGMPECEVILAQCVVYLARAPKSVEIYRAYDNVKACLRNHKGPLPPVPLHLRNAPTRLMKQLGYAKGYKYNPAFSGPVEQEYLPEELEGINFFTWTPSDP
- the wrnip1 gene encoding ATPase WRNIP1 isoform X1 produces the protein MANEMNSNVTAHDSVQCPVCFKGFKAATINGHLDVCLLTSATDDSTPPLKKSRITGEVVPSSPTVNKGASSCSSMPGPPSSPVFSLFQTNKSKSSGQSERDGLFTSKQSASSAVNKGLKRGLLNESEPGAAGTENLSSQISAPSGKTSKTLRDLSPRTLLTMDKPLAEMLRPNTLEEYFGQSKVVGQQTLLRSLLDSQEIPSLILWGPPGCGKTTLAHIIASTSKKNGTARFVTLSATSASTNDVREVIKQAQNELRLCKRKTILFIDEIHRFNKSQQDTFLPHVECGTVTLIGATTENPSFQVNSALLSRCRVLVLEKLSVEAMGSILGRAVATLGIRVLGQGPANHKDQEQTNGHEPKIYIEQKALDTIAYLCDGDARAGLNSLQLAVQAQMSLTRPNTLVQDGSSQEILVKEEHAKEGLQRSHILYDKAGEEHYNCISALHKSMRGSHENASLYWLGRMLEGGEDPLYVARRLVRFASEDIGMADPSALPQAVSAFQACHFIGMPECEVILAQCVVYLARAPKSVEIYRAYDNVKACLRNHKGPLPPVPLHLRNAPTRLMKQLGYAKGYKYNPAFSGPVEQEYLPEELEGINFFTWTPSDP